A single window of Pseudoduganella plicata DNA harbors:
- a CDS encoding serine hydrolase domain-containing protein: protein MSNRPALPLALPLALPLLFCALPAFGADDPALAGRVAAVERGLLPAVALEGAPPVKRTLAAEMARLGVPGVSIAVIHAGEVEWARGYGVATPGGAPVTPSTLFQAASISKPVTAMAALKMVESGQLALDRDINGYTSLWKLPKDMDNSPVTLRQLLSHTAGTTVHGFAGYAAGAPVPTLTQLLNGAKPANSRGVHVAARPGTKWRYSGGGYEVVEYVMTERAKLPFPQLLQQTVLKPLGMADSSFAQPLPAMQLARAALPHDSTGKPVPGGPHTYPELAAAGLWTTPSDLAKFAIEVKRSAAGQSNKVLSQSMTQLMLTPVLENFGLGWRLDGNGQTQSFSHGGANAGYQNKLVAYTERGDGVIVMTNADRGGELADQLVRAVAAEYNWPTQRPRVRAATQPSPAALDTLPGKYTIAGLGDFTIARAGQGLTVALKGTAMEPLHAAPDGSWFVTSMDAELKFEGRDGGGRLKAAGMDVPFARAK, encoded by the coding sequence TTGTCCAACCGCCCTGCCCTGCCTCTTGCCCTCCCCCTCGCCCTCCCGCTGCTGTTCTGCGCACTGCCCGCCTTCGGCGCCGACGACCCCGCGCTGGCGGGGCGCGTCGCCGCCGTCGAACGGGGCCTGCTGCCCGCCGTCGCCCTGGAAGGCGCGCCACCCGTGAAACGCACGCTGGCTGCCGAAATGGCGCGCCTGGGCGTGCCCGGCGTCAGTATCGCCGTCATCCACGCAGGGGAAGTCGAATGGGCGCGCGGCTATGGCGTCGCCACGCCCGGCGGCGCCCCCGTCACGCCGTCGACGCTGTTCCAGGCCGCGTCCATCAGCAAGCCCGTGACGGCGATGGCGGCACTGAAGATGGTGGAGTCGGGCCAGCTGGCGCTCGATCGCGACATCAACGGCTACACGTCGCTGTGGAAGCTGCCGAAAGACATGGACAACTCGCCCGTCACCCTGCGTCAGCTGCTGTCGCACACGGCCGGCACCACGGTGCACGGCTTTGCCGGCTATGCGGCCGGGGCGCCCGTGCCGACACTGACGCAGCTGCTCAATGGCGCGAAGCCGGCCAACTCGCGCGGCGTGCACGTGGCGGCGCGGCCCGGCACGAAATGGCGCTATTCGGGCGGCGGCTACGAGGTGGTGGAATACGTCATGACGGAGCGGGCGAAGCTGCCGTTCCCGCAGCTGCTGCAACAGACCGTCCTCAAGCCGTTGGGCATGGCGGACAGCAGCTTCGCCCAGCCGCTGCCGGCCATGCAGCTGGCGCGCGCCGCGCTCCCGCACGACAGTACCGGCAAGCCGGTACCCGGCGGCCCGCACACGTATCCGGAACTGGCTGCGGCGGGGTTGTGGACGACGCCCTCGGACCTGGCGAAATTCGCCATCGAAGTGAAACGTTCGGCGGCGGGCCAGTCGAACAAGGTGCTGTCGCAATCGATGACGCAGCTGATGCTCACGCCCGTGCTGGAGAACTTCGGCCTGGGCTGGCGCCTCGACGGCAATGGCCAGACGCAAAGCTTCAGCCACGGCGGCGCCAACGCCGGTTACCAGAACAAGCTGGTCGCCTATACGGAACGGGGCGACGGCGTGATTGTCATGACGAACGCGGACCGTGGCGGCGAGCTGGCGGACCAGCTGGTGCGGGCCGTGGCCGCCGAATACAACTGGCCTACGCAGCGCCCGCGCGTGCGTGCCGCCACGCAGCCCTCGCCCGCCGCGCTGGACACGCTGCCAGGCAAGTACACCATCGCGGGCCTGGGCGACTTCACCATCGCGCGCGCGGGCCAGGGCCTGACGGTGGCGCTGAAAGGCACCGCGATGGAGCCGTTGCACGCGGCGCCCGACGGCAGCTGGTTCGTGACGTCGATGGACGCTGAACTGAAGTTCGAGGGCCGCGATGGCGGCGGGCGGCTCAAGGCGGCGGGGATGGACGTGCCCTTCGCGCGGGCGAAATAG
- the metG gene encoding methionine--tRNA ligase, whose protein sequence is MTRKLFVTTALPYANAAFHIGHMMEYIQADIWVRYQRMQEREVHFVGADDTHGTPIMIAAEKEGITPQEFVAKIAAGRAQYLDGFHIAFDNWYSTDSPENVELSQGIYRRLRDVGLIQTKTVDRFFDPVKGMFLADRNIKGECPKCGARDQYGDNCEVCGAAYQPTDLVNPYSVFTNATPVLKPSEQYFFKLSDPRCFEFLRDWLNTPGRLQPEMVNKVSEWLGESGEKLADWDISRDAPYFGIPIPDAPGKFFYVWLDAPVGYLASLKNYFSKKGIDFDAFLNDPDAEQIHFIGKDIVSFHLLFWPAMLKFAGHPVIDKLKVNVHGHLTVNNEKMSKSRGTGISPLRYLNLGMNPEWLRYYIAFKLNSKVEDLDFTGEDFVARVNSDLIGKYVNIASRCAGFIAKKFDGKLADRLSETSLDWIKRALTNAEGAERQVAIAESYEHREFGRALREIMEIADVTNQYVDENKPWVLAKDDSKLAELHEVCTTALILFRQLTILLSPVLPGVAANVRTFLNDERHTWADATLAAAGTSMLGRTIGAYSHLMTRVDARMIEELFDAPKPAAAPAPAAAPAIAVSAKPEGIEELAPEIKIDDFMKIDLRIAQIVNCEHVEGSDKLLRLTLDVGEGRHRNVFSGIKSMYQPEDLVGKLTVMVANLAPRKMKFGISEGMVLAASSADEKTNPGIYILNPWPGAQPGMRIR, encoded by the coding sequence ATGACCCGCAAGCTGTTCGTCACCACTGCCCTGCCCTACGCCAACGCTGCCTTCCACATCGGCCACATGATGGAGTACATCCAGGCCGACATCTGGGTCCGGTACCAGCGCATGCAGGAGCGCGAGGTGCATTTCGTCGGCGCGGACGACACGCACGGCACGCCGATCATGATCGCGGCGGAAAAGGAAGGCATCACGCCGCAGGAATTCGTGGCAAAAATCGCTGCCGGCCGCGCCCAGTACCTGGACGGCTTTCATATCGCTTTCGACAACTGGTACTCCACCGATTCGCCGGAAAACGTCGAGCTGTCGCAGGGCATCTACCGCCGCCTGCGCGACGTGGGCCTGATCCAGACGAAAACGGTCGACCGCTTCTTCGACCCCGTCAAGGGCATGTTCCTGGCCGACCGCAATATCAAGGGCGAATGCCCGAAATGCGGCGCCAGGGACCAGTATGGCGATAATTGCGAGGTATGCGGCGCCGCCTACCAGCCGACGGATCTGGTCAACCCATATTCCGTGTTCACCAACGCCACGCCGGTTCTGAAACCTTCTGAACAGTATTTCTTCAAGCTGTCCGACCCGCGCTGCTTCGAATTCCTGCGCGACTGGCTGAACACGCCGGGCCGCCTGCAGCCGGAAATGGTCAATAAAGTCTCCGAATGGCTGGGAGAATCCGGCGAGAAGCTGGCGGACTGGGATATCTCGCGCGACGCGCCGTATTTCGGTATTCCAATTCCCGATGCACCGGGCAAGTTCTTCTACGTCTGGCTGGACGCGCCTGTGGGCTACCTGGCGTCGCTGAAAAACTACTTCAGCAAGAAAGGCATCGATTTCGACGCGTTCCTCAACGACCCGGACGCGGAGCAGATCCACTTCATCGGCAAGGATATCGTCTCGTTCCACCTGCTGTTCTGGCCTGCGATGCTGAAATTCGCAGGCCATCCCGTGATCGACAAGCTGAAGGTCAACGTGCACGGCCACCTGACCGTCAACAATGAAAAGATGTCCAAGTCGCGCGGCACGGGTATTTCGCCGCTGCGCTACCTGAACCTGGGCATGAATCCTGAGTGGCTGCGTTATTACATCGCCTTCAAGCTGAACTCGAAGGTGGAAGACCTCGACTTCACGGGCGAAGATTTCGTCGCCCGCGTCAATTCGGATCTGATCGGCAAATACGTCAATATCGCCAGCCGCTGCGCCGGCTTCATCGCCAAGAAATTCGACGGCAAGCTGGCAGATCGTCTGTCCGAGACTTCGCTCGACTGGATCAAGCGGGCCCTGACGAACGCCGAAGGCGCCGAGCGCCAGGTCGCCATCGCCGAAAGCTACGAACACCGCGAATTCGGCCGCGCGCTGCGCGAGATCATGGAAATCGCGGACGTGACGAATCAGTACGTCGACGAAAACAAGCCATGGGTGCTTGCCAAGGATGACAGCAAGCTGGCCGAACTGCACGAAGTGTGCACGACGGCACTGATCCTGTTCCGCCAGCTGACGATCCTGCTGTCGCCGGTACTGCCGGGCGTGGCCGCCAACGTGCGCACGTTCCTGAACGACGAGCGCCACACGTGGGCCGACGCGACGCTGGCCGCTGCCGGCACGTCGATGCTGGGCCGCACCATCGGCGCCTACAGCCACCTGATGACGCGCGTCGATGCCAGGATGATCGAAGAGCTGTTCGATGCGCCGAAACCAGCGGCCGCTCCTGCCCCCGCGGCCGCACCGGCCATCGCCGTCTCCGCCAAGCCGGAAGGCATCGAGGAGCTGGCGCCGGAAATCAAGATCGACGACTTCATGAAGATCGACCTGCGCATCGCGCAGATCGTCAACTGCGAACACGTCGAAGGGTCCGACAAATTGCTGCGCCTGACGCTGGACGTGGGCGAAGGCCGCCACCGCAATGTGTTTTCCGGCATCAAGTCGATGTACCAGCCGGAAGACCTGGTCGGCAAGCTGACGGTGATGGTGGCCAATCTGGCGCCGCGCAAGATGAAGTTCGGCATTTCGGAAGGAATGGTATTGGCGGCGTCGAGCGCGGACGAGAAAACCAATCCGGGCATTTATATTCTCAATCCGTGGCCGGGTGCGCAGCCGGGCATGCGGATCCGTTGA
- a CDS encoding WD40/YVTN/BNR-like repeat-containing protein, translated as MMQRRSAFKAITLTALLAVSFSSIGATPDPANAVVKQRVWQPVPSGTQAQLRGLSVVSATVAWASGQNGTVLRTVDGRTWQKFVVAGAEALDLRDIHAFDADTAFALSIGPGDSSRIYRTADGGATWQLQATNPDASGFWDCIAFWDRDNGIVFGDPVDGSYQILTTGDGGATWQPSADAAGLKALPNEAAFAASGTCLSVAGLDDAWFATGGGAQARVFHSSDRGRTWQAAVTPIPAGAPAKGVFSVAFRDSSVGLAVGGDYSDRYLATLNGARSDDGGATWTPAPVLPAGYMSVVVPVAGAPDSFVAAGLAGSGYSLDAGRTWKVLDRRPVNTVGFASPTVGWAVGSKGLIMKYTGPRLSK; from the coding sequence ATGATGCAGAGACGTTCGGCCTTCAAGGCCATCACCCTGACCGCCTTGCTGGCGGTTTCGTTCAGCAGCATCGGGGCCACCCCCGACCCGGCCAACGCGGTGGTCAAGCAGCGGGTATGGCAGCCTGTTCCCAGCGGCACGCAGGCGCAGCTACGCGGCCTGTCGGTCGTGAGCGCGACGGTCGCGTGGGCCAGCGGCCAGAATGGCACCGTGTTGCGCACCGTGGACGGCAGGACCTGGCAGAAGTTCGTCGTGGCGGGCGCGGAAGCGCTGGACCTGCGCGACATTCACGCCTTCGACGCCGATACGGCCTTTGCGCTCAGCATCGGGCCGGGCGACTCGTCCCGAATCTACCGTACGGCCGACGGCGGCGCGACCTGGCAGCTGCAGGCCACCAACCCGGATGCCAGCGGTTTCTGGGACTGCATCGCCTTCTGGGACCGCGACAACGGCATCGTCTTCGGCGATCCCGTCGACGGCTCTTATCAGATCCTCACCACGGGCGACGGCGGTGCCACATGGCAGCCGAGCGCCGATGCGGCCGGCCTGAAAGCCTTGCCGAACGAGGCCGCATTTGCCGCCAGCGGCACGTGCCTGTCCGTCGCTGGCCTTGATGACGCGTGGTTCGCCACCGGCGGCGGGGCACAGGCGCGCGTGTTCCACTCGTCCGACCGCGGACGCACATGGCAGGCGGCCGTCACGCCGATTCCCGCGGGTGCGCCGGCCAAAGGTGTGTTCTCCGTTGCTTTCCGCGACAGCTCGGTGGGCCTGGCCGTGGGCGGCGATTATTCCGACCGTTACCTGGCCACGCTGAACGGCGCCCGCAGCGACGATGGCGGCGCCACGTGGACGCCCGCGCCGGTGCTGCCGGCCGGGTATATGTCGGTCGTCGTGCCGGTCGCCGGTGCGCCCGATTCGTTTGTCGCGGCAGGGCTGGCCGGTTCCGGCTACTCGCTCGATGCGGGGCGCACGTGGAAGGTGCTGGACCGGCGCCCCGTCAACACGGTGGGTTTTGCCTCACCCACGGTGGGCTGGGCGGTGGGGTCGAAAGGGCTCATCATGAAGTACACCGGACCGCGCCTGAGCAAATGA
- a CDS encoding DMT family transporter produces the protein MNARLNLQTVFLLTLPPLLWAGNAIAGRVVHDMVPPILLNFLRWLLALLILLPLAGPVFRRDSELWRHWRRFALLGLLGVGLYNALQYLALQSSTPINVTLVAAGMPVWMMLTGWLFFNASVTRRQVAGAVLSIAGVLLVLARGDLAHLLALRLVAGDLFMILATIAWSLYSWLLTRTTEPVSLRADWAGYLLAQVGFGVLWSGLFAAGEWTLSDATVHWNWTLILVLAYVAIGPAVIAFRCWGEGVRRAGPAIAAFFSNLTPLFAALLSSAFLGELPHVYHGIAFLLIVGGIIVSSRRPS, from the coding sequence ATGAATGCGCGACTGAACCTGCAAACCGTCTTTCTGCTGACCCTGCCGCCCTTGCTGTGGGCAGGCAATGCCATCGCTGGCCGCGTCGTGCACGACATGGTGCCGCCCATCCTGCTCAATTTCCTGCGCTGGCTGCTGGCGCTGCTCATCCTGCTGCCGCTGGCGGGACCGGTGTTCCGCCGCGATAGCGAACTGTGGCGGCATTGGCGCCGCTTCGCGCTGCTGGGCCTGCTCGGTGTCGGGTTATATAACGCCCTGCAATATCTGGCGCTGCAAAGCAGCACGCCCATCAATGTCACCCTGGTGGCGGCAGGGATGCCCGTCTGGATGATGCTGACGGGCTGGCTGTTCTTCAATGCCAGCGTTACCCGGCGCCAGGTCGCCGGTGCCGTCCTGTCGATTGCAGGCGTATTGCTGGTACTGGCGCGCGGCGATCTGGCCCATTTGCTGGCATTGCGGCTCGTTGCCGGCGATTTATTCATGATCCTTGCCACGATCGCCTGGTCGTTATACAGCTGGCTGCTCACGCGCACGACGGAGCCCGTTTCCCTGCGCGCCGATTGGGCCGGCTATCTGCTCGCCCAGGTGGGATTCGGTGTCCTGTGGTCGGGGTTATTCGCGGCAGGGGAATGGACTTTATCCGATGCGACCGTGCACTGGAACTGGACATTAATCCTGGTGCTGGCGTACGTCGCCATCGGCCCGGCCGTGATTGCATTTCGCTGCTGGGGCGAAGGCGTGCGCCGTGCCGGCCCCGCCATTGCGGCCTTCTTCAGCAACCTGACGCCCTTGTTTGCCGCGCTGCTGTCGTCCGCGTTTCTAGGCGAACTGCCGCATGTTTATCATGGCATTGCATTCCTGCTGATTGTCGGCGGGATTATCGTGTCGTCGCGACGGCCGTCATAA
- the panC gene encoding pantoate--beta-alanine ligase produces MKIISSIEELRDQLSGQLRTAFVPTMGNLHEGHLSLMRLARRHGDPVVASIFVNRLQFGPNEDFDKYPRTFQADVEKLEKEGVYVLFAPTEKDLYPEPQEYRVQPPDGLGNTLEGEFRPGFFNGVCTVVTKLFSCVQPRVAVFGKKDYQQLMIVRNMARQFALPTEIIGAETFRAEDGLALSSRNMYLSASERAEAPALYESLNYVANEMRAGHLDIFQLEHKAMDELAQRGWNPDYISIRKRSDLQPPNAGDLAQGAPLVVLAAAKLGTTRLIDNLEI; encoded by the coding sequence ATGAAAATCATCTCGTCCATCGAAGAGCTGCGCGATCAACTGAGCGGCCAGCTGCGCACCGCGTTTGTCCCTACCATGGGCAACCTGCACGAAGGCCACCTGTCATTGATGCGCCTGGCGCGCCGGCACGGCGATCCTGTCGTCGCATCGATCTTCGTCAACCGGCTGCAGTTCGGCCCGAACGAAGACTTCGACAAATATCCGCGCACGTTCCAGGCAGACGTCGAAAAGCTGGAAAAGGAAGGCGTCTACGTGCTGTTCGCGCCGACCGAGAAGGATCTGTACCCCGAGCCGCAGGAGTACCGCGTGCAGCCGCCGGACGGCCTGGGCAATACGCTGGAAGGCGAGTTCCGTCCCGGCTTCTTCAACGGCGTCTGCACTGTCGTTACCAAACTGTTTTCGTGCGTGCAGCCACGCGTGGCCGTGTTCGGCAAGAAGGACTACCAGCAGCTGATGATCGTCCGCAACATGGCGCGCCAGTTCGCGCTGCCGACGGAAATCATCGGCGCGGAAACGTTCCGTGCCGAGGACGGCCTGGCGCTGTCGTCGCGCAATATGTACCTGTCGGCCAGCGAGCGCGCCGAAGCGCCGGCGCTGTACGAGTCGCTCAACTACGTGGCCAACGAAATGCGCGCCGGCCACCTGGACATCTTCCAGCTGGAACACAAGGCCATGGACGAGCTCGCCCAGCGCGGCTGGAATCCCGACTACATCAGCATCCGCAAGCGCAGCGACCTGCAACCGCCAAATGCGGGCGACCTCGCGCAAGGCGCGCCGCTCGTCGTGTTGGCCGCAGCCAAGCTGGGCACCACGCGCCTGATCGACAACCTGGAAATCTGA
- a CDS encoding segregation and condensation protein A produces MQPHDAADETANLAANAAPPADAREGTPAAQGGGPDIQAGALPEVDGAGFARLYGEPLLHLPTDLYIPPDALEIFLDAFEGPLDLLLYLIRRQNFNILDIPMAQVTLQYLKYVDQIRLSNLELAAEYLLMAAMLIEIKSRMLLPQRQHEIEAELDDPRAELVRRLLEYEQIKLAAVDINRIPQLDRDFVRTQIFIEQSLIPVWPDVAPEDLQAAWRGLLKRATLKQHHKISREELSVREHMTMILRRLQSQRFVEFADLFDVAGGVPVLVVNFVAMLELAKETLIEITQAEPFAPIYVRLAYSPV; encoded by the coding sequence ATGCAGCCTCACGACGCGGCAGACGAGACGGCAAACCTTGCCGCCAATGCCGCGCCACCGGCGGACGCCCGCGAGGGCACGCCGGCAGCACAGGGCGGCGGGCCGGATATCCAGGCTGGCGCCCTCCCGGAAGTGGACGGTGCCGGCTTCGCACGCCTCTATGGCGAACCGCTGCTGCACCTGCCGACCGACCTGTACATCCCGCCCGACGCGCTGGAAATCTTCCTTGACGCTTTCGAAGGTCCGCTGGACCTGCTGCTGTATCTGATCCGCCGCCAGAACTTCAATATCCTCGACATCCCGATGGCGCAGGTTACGCTGCAATATCTGAAGTACGTCGACCAGATCCGGCTGTCCAACCTGGAATTGGCCGCCGAGTATCTGCTGATGGCCGCCATGCTGATCGAGATCAAGTCGCGCATGCTGCTGCCGCAGCGCCAGCACGAGATCGAAGCGGAACTTGACGATCCCCGCGCCGAGCTGGTGCGCCGCCTGCTGGAGTATGAGCAGATCAAGCTGGCCGCCGTCGACATCAACCGGATTCCCCAGCTGGACCGGGATTTCGTGCGCACGCAGATCTTCATCGAGCAGAGCCTGATTCCCGTCTGGCCGGACGTGGCGCCGGAGGACCTGCAGGCTGCGTGGCGTGGCCTGCTGAAGCGGGCAACCCTGAAACAGCATCACAAGATTTCACGCGAAGAACTGTCCGTGCGCGAGCACATGACGATGATCCTTCGCCGGCTGCAGTCGCAGCGCTTCGTCGAGTTCGCCGACCTGTTCGACGTCGCCGGCGGCGTGCCCGTCCTGGTCGTGAACTTTGTCGCGATGCTGGAACTGGCCAAAGAAACCCTGATCGAAATTACCCAGGCCGAACCGTTTGCGCCCATCTATGTGCGCCTCGCGTACTCGCCTGTCTGA
- the gltX gene encoding glutamate--tRNA ligase: MTTAPATPVRTRFAPSPTGFLHLGGARTALYSWAYARHFGGTFVLRIEDTDVERSTPEAVQAIIDGMQWLGLDHDEGPFYQMQRMDRYREVIGQMLAAGTAYHCYSTPEEVEAMRERFRAAGEKPRYDGTWRPEEGKTLPAIPEGRKPVVRFKNPLDGDVTWNDVVKGPITISNKELDDLVIARTDGTPTYNFCVAVDDWDMRITHVLRGDDHVNNTPRQINILRAIGAPLPEYGHLPMILGSDGQKLSKRHGAVSVMEYPAQGFLPEAMLNYLARLGWSHGDDEVFSMAQFCEWFNLEHLTASAAQFNNEKLAWLNNHWIKQADNARLAGLAKPRMLEAGAQFDGAPELSTVLALFKERANTVNELADAAMLFYRQPQPDAALMTQHFTDAVKPALAQFAERIATVEWTKEAIAAMIKEVLAANGLKMPQIAMPLRLIVTGQLQTPAIDAVLQLFGRDTVAARLAKYL; encoded by the coding sequence ATGACCACTGCACCAGCCACTCCCGTCCGCACCCGGTTCGCCCCCAGCCCGACCGGCTTCCTCCACCTGGGCGGCGCCCGTACGGCGCTGTATTCCTGGGCCTACGCACGCCACTTCGGCGGCACGTTCGTGCTGCGCATCGAGGATACCGACGTGGAACGCTCGACGCCGGAAGCCGTGCAGGCCATCATCGACGGCATGCAGTGGCTGGGCCTCGACCATGACGAAGGTCCGTTCTACCAGATGCAGCGCATGGACCGCTATCGCGAAGTGATCGGCCAGATGCTCGCGGCCGGTACCGCCTACCATTGCTACTCCACGCCGGAGGAAGTGGAAGCGATGCGCGAGCGCTTCCGCGCCGCGGGCGAAAAGCCGCGCTACGACGGCACCTGGCGTCCGGAAGAAGGCAAGACGCTGCCGGCCATTCCGGAAGGCCGCAAGCCTGTCGTGCGCTTCAAGAATCCGCTCGATGGCGACGTCACGTGGAACGACGTGGTCAAGGGCCCGATCACCATCTCCAACAAGGAGCTGGACGATCTCGTGATCGCGCGCACTGACGGCACGCCGACGTACAACTTCTGCGTCGCCGTGGATGACTGGGACATGCGCATCACCCACGTGCTGCGTGGCGACGACCACGTCAACAACACGCCGCGCCAGATCAATATCCTGCGCGCCATCGGCGCACCGCTGCCGGAATACGGCCACCTGCCGATGATCCTGGGCTCGGACGGCCAGAAGCTGTCGAAGCGGCATGGCGCCGTCAGCGTGATGGAATACCCGGCGCAGGGCTTCCTGCCCGAGGCGATGCTGAACTACCTGGCGCGCCTGGGCTGGAGCCACGGCGACGACGAAGTGTTCTCGATGGCGCAGTTCTGCGAGTGGTTCAACCTGGAGCACCTGACGGCATCGGCCGCGCAGTTCAACAACGAGAAGCTGGCGTGGCTGAACAACCACTGGATCAAGCAGGCCGACAACGCCCGCCTGGCCGGCCTGGCGAAGCCGCGCATGCTGGAAGCGGGGGCACAGTTCGACGGCGCGCCCGAGTTGTCCACCGTGCTGGCGCTGTTCAAGGAGCGCGCCAACACCGTCAACGAACTGGCCGATGCAGCAATGCTGTTCTATCGCCAGCCGCAGCCGGATGCGGCGCTGATGACGCAGCACTTCACGGATGCCGTCAAGCCGGCGCTGGCGCAGTTCGCCGAGCGCATCGCGACGGTCGAGTGGACCAAGGAAGCCATCGCCGCGATGATCAAGGAAGTCCTGGCCGCCAACGGCCTCAAAATGCCGCAGATCGCCATGCCGCTGCGCCTGATCGTGACGGGCCAGTTGCAGACACCTGCCATCGACGCGGTGCTGCAGCTGTTCGGCCGCGACACGGTGGCCGCACGCCTGGCGAAATATCTGTAA
- a CDS encoding GNAT family N-acetyltransferase produces MLSACTVRPADDDDAALIAGLTRKAWAGKVSVTSSGHRETAVLVAEHLRQGGGFVLMDEETAIGSVRWLPHDTEPGVWEILRMGVLPEYRGSNISQHLLEAVIHHGLESGIDELRLAVRADQPKLIDFYSAFAFELAPELEYSHANPLEPTPLVMRRFLRD; encoded by the coding sequence ATGCTGAGTGCCTGTACGGTCCGCCCTGCCGACGACGACGACGCCGCATTAATTGCCGGGCTCACGCGCAAAGCGTGGGCCGGCAAGGTCAGCGTCACATCGAGCGGCCACCGTGAAACCGCCGTCCTGGTTGCAGAACATCTGCGCCAGGGCGGCGGTTTTGTTTTGATGGACGAAGAAACCGCTATCGGCTCGGTTCGCTGGCTGCCGCACGATACGGAACCGGGAGTATGGGAAATTCTCAGGATGGGCGTATTGCCCGAATACCGCGGATCCAATATCTCCCAGCATTTGCTGGAGGCCGTGATTCATCACGGCCTGGAGTCCGGGATCGACGAATTGCGCCTGGCCGTGCGGGCCGACCAACCCAAGCTGATCGACTTCTATTCTGCCTTTGCATTCGAGCTGGCACCCGAGCTGGAATACTCTCACGCCAATCCACTGGAGCCGACGCCGCTGGTAATGCGGCGCTTCCTGCGCGATTGA
- a CDS encoding DUF3460 family protein, translated as MKFLFKQHRGYESDHTQFIKSLKEKNPAIEKGQQEGRSLLWDKAPLSLDERARQRDSAIQQQAYVYQNKL; from the coding sequence ATGAAATTCCTGTTCAAGCAACACCGCGGTTACGAATCCGACCACACCCAGTTCATCAAGAGTCTGAAGGAAAAGAACCCGGCCATCGAAAAAGGTCAGCAGGAAGGCCGTTCGCTGCTGTGGGACAAGGCCCCGCTGTCGCTCGACGAGCGTGCACGCCAGCGCGATTCCGCCATCCAACAACAGGCTTACGTCTACCAGAACAAGCTGTAA
- the apbC gene encoding iron-sulfur cluster carrier protein ApbC has product MSITVEDVKAALSRVIDPNTGKDFVTTKSVRNLKVENGAIALDIELGYPARSQIEGIRAGILAALQPFGLGIALNVTSKIIAHTVQRGLKPLPNVKNIIAVASGKGGVGKSTTAVNLALALAAEGATVGVLDADIYGPSQPMMLGVSGRPMSNDGKTMEPMEGHGIQVSSIGFLIDPDEPMVWRGPMVTQALQQLLDQTNWRELDYLVVDMPPGTGDIQLTLSQKVPVTGAVIVTTPQDIALLDARKGLKMFEKVGIPILGVVENMSTHICSNCGHTEEIFGAGGGEKMCADFGVDFLGKLPLKMAIREQTDSGKPTVVADPDGQVATLYKEIARKVAIKVAEKAKDMSSKFPSIVIKND; this is encoded by the coding sequence ATGAGCATCACAGTAGAAGACGTCAAGGCCGCCCTGTCCAGGGTTATCGATCCGAACACCGGCAAGGACTTTGTCACGACGAAGTCGGTCCGCAACCTGAAGGTCGAGAACGGCGCCATCGCCCTGGACATCGAACTGGGCTACCCGGCCCGCAGCCAGATCGAAGGCATCCGCGCCGGCATCCTGGCCGCGCTGCAGCCGTTCGGCCTGGGCATTGCCCTGAACGTCACCAGCAAGATCATCGCCCACACCGTGCAGCGCGGCCTCAAGCCCCTGCCGAACGTGAAGAACATCATCGCCGTCGCTTCCGGCAAGGGCGGCGTCGGCAAATCGACGACGGCCGTCAACCTGGCGCTGGCGCTGGCTGCCGAAGGCGCCACCGTCGGCGTGCTCGATGCGGACATCTACGGCCCTTCGCAGCCCATGATGCTGGGCGTCTCCGGCCGCCCGATGTCGAACGACGGCAAGACGATGGAACCGATGGAAGGCCACGGCATCCAGGTGTCGTCGATCGGCTTCCTGATCGATCCGGACGAGCCGATGGTCTGGCGCGGCCCGATGGTCACGCAGGCGCTGCAGCAGCTGCTGGACCAGACCAACTGGCGTGAACTGGATTACCTGGTCGTCGACATGCCGCCGGGCACCGGCGACATCCAGCTGACCCTGTCGCAGAAGGTGCCGGTCACGGGCGCCGTCATCGTCACGACGCCGCAGGACATCGCGCTGCTGGACGCGCGCAAGGGCCTCAAGATGTTCGAGAAGGTCGGCATCCCGATCTTGGGCGTGGTGGAAAACATGAGCACCCATATTTGCTCGAACTGCGGCCACACGGAGGAAATCTTCGGTGCCGGCGGCGGGGAGAAGATGTGCGCGGACTTCGGCGTGGACTTCCTCGGCAAGCTGCCGCTCAAGATGGCGATCCGCGAGCAGACCGATTCCGGCAAGCCGACGGTGGTCGCCGATCCGGACGGCCAGGTCGCCACGCTGTACAAGGAAATCGCCCGCAAGGTGGCGATCAAGGTGGCCGAGAAGGCCAAGGATATGAGCAGCAAATTCCCTTCGATTGTGATCAAAAACGACTAA